A region from the Oncorhynchus keta strain PuntledgeMale-10-30-2019 chromosome 5, Oket_V2, whole genome shotgun sequence genome encodes:
- the LOC127930190 gene encoding uncharacterized protein LOC127930190 isoform X21, with protein sequence MVVSIINSPQVTVQSGRLYYQQSPGYSPECLSLLSTVPRLQSRVSVSIINSPQVTVQSGSLYYQQSPGYSPECLSLLSTVPRLQSRVAVSIINSPQVTVQSVCLYYQQSPGYSPECLSLLSTVPRLQSRVSVSIINSPQVTVQSVCLYYQQSPGYSPEWPSLLSTVPRLQSRVSVSIINSPQVTVQSVCLYYQQSPGYSPECLSLLSTVPRLQSRVSVSIINSPQVTVQSVCLYYQQSPGYSPEWPSLLSTVPRLQSRVSVSIINSSQVTVQSGRLYYQQSPGTVQSVCLYYQQSPGYSPEWPSLLSTVPRLQSRVSVSIINSSQVTVQSVCLYYQQFPGYSP encoded by the exons ATGGTTGTCTCTATcatcaacagtccccag gttacagtccagagtggccgtctctattatcaacagtccccaggttacagtccagagtgtctgtctctattatcaacagtccccaggttacagtccagagtgtctgtctctattatcaacagtccccaggttacagtccagagtggcagtctctattatcaacagtccccaggttacagtccagagtgtctgtctctattatcaacagtccccaggttacagtccagagtggccgtctctattatcaacagtccccaggttacagtccagagtgtctgtctctattatcaacagtccccaggttacagtccagagtgtctgtctctattatcaacagtccccaggttacagtccagagtgtctgtctctattatcaacagtccccaggttacagtccagagtgtctgtctctattatcaacagtccccaggttacagtccagagtggccgtctctattatcaacagtccccaggttacagtccagagtgtctgtctctattatcaacagtccccaggttacagtccagagtgtctgtctctattatcaacagtccccaggttacagtccagagtgtctgtctctattatcaacagtccccaggttacagtccagagtgtctgtctctattatcaacagtccccaggttacagtccagagtgtctgtctctattatcaacagtccccag gttacagtccagagtggccgtctctattatcaacagtccccaggttacagtccagagtgtctgtctctattatcaacagttcccaggttacagtccagagtggccgtctctattatcaacagtccccaggtacagtccagagtgtctgtctctattatcaacagtccccaggttacagtccagagtggccgtctctattatcaacagtccccaggttacagtccagagtgtctgtctctattatcaacagttcccaggttacagtccagagtgtctgtctctattatcaacagttcccag gttacagtcctTAG
- the LOC127930190 gene encoding uncharacterized protein LOC127930190 isoform X7 produces MVVSIINSPQVTVQSVCLYYQQSPGYSPECLSLLSTVPRLQSRVSVSIINSPQVTVQSVCLYYQQSPGYSPECLSLLSTVPRLQSRVSVSIINSPQVTVQSVCLYYQQSPGYSPECLSLLSTVPRLQSRVSVSIINSPQVTVQSVCLYYQQSPGYSPECLSLLSTVPRLQSRVAVSIINSPQVTVQSVCLYYQQSPGYSPECLSLLSTVPRLQSRVAVSIINSPQVTVQSVCLYYQQSPGYSPEWPSLLSTVPRLQSRVSVSIINSPQVTVQSVCLYYQQSPGYSPECLSLLSTVPRLQSRVSVSIINSPQVTVQSGRLYYQQSPGYSPECLSLLSTVPRLQSRVSVSIINSPQVTVQSVCLYYQQSPGYSPECLSLLSTVPRLQSRVSVSIINSPQVTVQSGRLYYQQSPGYSPECLSLLSTVPRLQSRVAVSIINSPQVQSRVSVSIINSPQVTVQSGRLYYQQSPGYSPECLSLLSTVPRLQSRVSVSIINSSQVTVLSGRLYYQQFPGYSPECLSLLSTVPRLQSLVAVSIINSPQVTVQSVCLYYQQFPGYSPEWPSLLSTVPRLQSRVAVSIINSPQVTVQSVCLYYQQFPGYSPECLSLLSTVPRLQSLVAVSIINSSQVTVQSVCLYYQQSPGYSP; encoded by the exons ATGGtcgtctctattatcaacagtccccaggttacagtccagagtgtctgtctctattatcaacagtccccaggttacagtccagagtgtctgtctctattatcaacagtccccaggttacagtccagagtgtctgtctctattatcaacagtccccaggttacagtccagagtgtctgtctctattatcaacagtccccaggttacagtccagagtgtctgtctctattatcaacagtccccaggttacagtccagagtgtctgtctctattatcaacagtccccaggttacagtccagagtgtctgtctctattatcaacagtccccaggttacagtccagagtgtctgtctctattatcaacagtccccag gttacagtccagagtgtctgtctctattatcaacagtccccaggttacagtccagagtgtctgtctctattatcaacagtccccaggttacagtccagagtgtctgtctctattatcaacagtccccaggttacagtccagagtggccgtctctattatcaacagtccccaggttacagtccagagtgtctgtctctattatcaacagtccccaggttacagtccagagtgtctgtctctattatcaacagtccccaggttacagtccagagtggcagtctctattatcaacagtccccaggttacagtccagagtgtctgtctctattatcaacagtccccaggttacagtccagagtggccgtctctattatcaacagtccccaggttacagtccagagtgtctgtctctattatcaacagtccccaggttacagtccagagtgtctgtctctattatcaacagtccccaggttacagtccagagtgtctgtctctattatcaacagtccccaggttacagtccagagtgtctgtctctattatcaacagtccccaggttacagtccagagtggccgtctctattatcaacagtccccaggttacagtccagagtgtctgtctctattatcaacagtccccaggttacagtccagagtgtctgtctctattatcaacagtccccaggttacagtccagagtgtctgtctctattatcaacagtccccaggttacagtccagagtgtctgtctctattatcaacagtccccaggttacagtccagagtgtctgtctctattatcaacagtccccag gttacagtccagagtggccgtctctattatcaacagtccccaggttacagtccagagtgtctgtctctattatcaacagttcccaggttacagtccagagtggccgtctctattatcaacagtccccaggtacagtccagagtgtctgtctctattatcaacagtccccaggttacagtccagagtggccgtctctattatcaacagtccccaggttacagtccagagtgtctgtctctattatcaacagttcccaggttacagtccagagtgtctgtctctattatcaacagttcccag gttacagtcctTAGTGGccgtctctattatcaacagttcccag gttacagtccagagtgtctgtctctattatcaacagtccccaggttacagtcctTAGTGGccgtctctattatcaacagtccccag gttacagtccagagtgtctgtctctattatcaacagttcccaggttacagtccagagtggccgtctctattatcaacagtccccag gttacagtccagagtggccgtctctattatcaacagtccccaggttacagtccagagtgtctgtctctattatcaacagttcccaggttacagtccagagtgtctgtctctattatcaacagttcccag gttacagtcctTAGTGGccgtctctattatcaacagttcccag gttacagtccagagtgtctgtctctattatcaacagtccccaggttacagtcctTAG
- the LOC127930190 gene encoding uncharacterized protein LOC127930190 isoform X4 produces MVVSIINSPQVTVQSVCLYYQQSPGYSPECLSLLSTVPRLQSRVSVSIINSPQVTVQSVCLYYQQSPGYSPECLSLLSTVPRLQSRVSVSIINSPQVTVQSVCLYYQQSPGYSPECLSLLSTVPRLQSRVSVSIINSPQVTVQSVCLYYQQSPGYSPECLSLLSTVPRLQSRVAVSIINSPQVTVQSVCLYYQQSPGYSPECLSLLSTVPRLQSRVAVSIINSPQVTVQSVCLYYQQSPGYSPEWPSLLSTVPRLQSRVSVSIINSPQVTVQSVCLYYQQSPGYSPECLSLLSTVPRLQSRVSVSIINSPQVTVQSGRLYYQQSPGYSPECLSLLSTVPRLQSRVSVSIINSPQVTVQSVCLYYQQSPGYSPECLSLLSTVPRLQSRVSVSIINSPQVTVQSGRLYYQQSPGYSPECLSLLSTVPRLQSRVAVSIINSPQVQSRVSVSIINSPQVTVQSGRLYYQQSPGYSPECLSLLSTVPRLQSRVSVSIINSSQVTVLSGRLYYQQFPGYSPECLSLLSTVPRLQSLVAVSIINSPQVTVQSVCLYYQQFPGYSPEWPSLLSTVPRLQSRVSVSIINSSQVTVQSVCLYYQQFPGYSPECLSLLSTVPRLQSLVAVSIINSSQVTVQSVCLYYQQSPGYSP; encoded by the exons ATGGtcgtctctattatcaacagtccccaggttacagtccagagtgtctgtctctattatcaacagtccccaggttacagtccagagtgtctgtctctattatcaacagtccccaggttacagtccagagtgtctgtctctattatcaacagtccccaggttacagtccagagtgtctgtctctattatcaacagtccccaggttacagtccagagtgtctgtctctattatcaacagtccccaggttacagtccagagtgtctgtctctattatcaacagtccccaggttacagtccagagtgtctgtctctattatcaacagtccccaggttacagtccagagtgtctgtctctattatcaacagtccccag gttacagtccagagtgtctgtctctattatcaacagtccccaggttacagtccagagtgtctgtctctattatcaacagtccccaggttacagtccagagtgtctgtctctattatcaacagtccccaggttacagtccagagtggccgtctctattatcaacagtccccaggttacagtccagagtgtctgtctctattatcaacagtccccaggttacagtccagagtgtctgtctctattatcaacagtccccaggttacagtccagagtggcagtctctattatcaacagtccccaggttacagtccagagtgtctgtctctattatcaacagtccccaggttacagtccagagtggccgtctctattatcaacagtccccaggttacagtccagagtgtctgtctctattatcaacagtccccaggttacagtccagagtgtctgtctctattatcaacagtccccaggttacagtccagagtgtctgtctctattatcaacagtccccaggttacagtccagagtgtctgtctctattatcaacagtccccaggttacagtccagagtggccgtctctattatcaacagtccccaggttacagtccagagtgtctgtctctattatcaacagtccccaggttacagtccagagtgtctgtctctattatcaacagtccccaggttacagtccagagtgtctgtctctattatcaacagtccccaggttacagtccagagtgtctgtctctattatcaacagtccccaggttacagtccagagtgtctgtctctattatcaacagtccccag gttacagtccagagtggccgtctctattatcaacagtccccaggttacagtccagagtgtctgtctctattatcaacagttcccaggttacagtccagagtggccgtctctattatcaacagtccccaggtacagtccagagtgtctgtctctattatcaacagtccccaggttacagtccagagtggccgtctctattatcaacagtccccaggttacagtccagagtgtctgtctctattatcaacagttcccaggttacagtccagagtgtctgtctctattatcaacagttcccag gttacagtcctTAGTGGccgtctctattatcaacagttcccag gttacagtccagagtgtctgtctctattatcaacagtccccaggttacagtcctTAGTGGccgtctctattatcaacagtccccag gttacagtccagagtgtctgtctctattatcaacagttcccaggttacagtccagagtggccgtctctattatcaacagtccccaggttacagtccagagtgtctgtctctattatcaacagttcccaggttacagtccagagtgtctgtctctattatcaacagttcccaggttacagtccagagtgtctgtctctattatcaacagttcccag gttacagtcctTAGTGGccgtctctattatcaacagttcccag gttacagtccagagtgtctgtctctattatcaacagtccccaggttacagtcctTAG
- the LOC127930190 gene encoding uncharacterized protein LOC127930190 isoform X5: MVVSIINSPQVTVQSVCLYYQQSPGYSPECLSLLSTVPRLQSRVSVSIINSPQVTVQSVCLYYQQSPGYSPECLSLLSTVPRLQSRVSVSIINSPQVTVQSVCLYYQQSPGYSPECLSLLSTVPRLQSRVSVSIINSPQVTVQSVCLYYQQSPGYSPECLSLLSTVPRLQSRVAVSIINSPQVTVQSVCLYYQQSPGYSPECLSLLSTVPRLQSRVAVSIINSPQVTVQSVCLYYQQSPGYSPEWPSLLSTVPRLQSRVSVSIINSPQVTVQSVCLYYQQSPGYSPECLSLLSTVPRLQSRVSVSIINSPQVTVQSGRLYYQQSPGYSPECLSLLSTVPRLQSRVSVSIINSPQVTVQSVCLYYQQSPGYSPECLSLLSTVPRLQSRVSVSIINSPQVTVQSGRLYYQQSPGYSPECLSLLSTVPRLQSRVAVSIINSPQVQSRVSVSIINSPQVTVQSGRLYYQQSPGYSPECLSLLSTVPRLQSRVSVSIINSSQVTVLSGRLYYQQFPGYSPECLSLLSTVPRLQSLVAVSIINSPQVTVQSVCLYYQQFPGYSPEWPSLLSTVPRLQSRVAVSIINSPQVTVQSVCLYYQQFPGYSPECLSLLSTVPRLQSRVSVSIINSSQVTVQSVCLYYQQSPGYSP, translated from the exons ATGGtcgtctctattatcaacagtccccaggttacagtccagagtgtctgtctctattatcaacagtccccaggttacagtccagagtgtctgtctctattatcaacagtccccaggttacagtccagagtgtctgtctctattatcaacagtccccaggttacagtccagagtgtctgtctctattatcaacagtccccaggttacagtccagagtgtctgtctctattatcaacagtccccaggttacagtccagagtgtctgtctctattatcaacagtccccaggttacagtccagagtgtctgtctctattatcaacagtccccaggttacagtccagagtgtctgtctctattatcaacagtccccag gttacagtccagagtgtctgtctctattatcaacagtccccaggttacagtccagagtgtctgtctctattatcaacagtccccaggttacagtccagagtgtctgtctctattatcaacagtccccaggttacagtccagagtggccgtctctattatcaacagtccccaggttacagtccagagtgtctgtctctattatcaacagtccccaggttacagtccagagtgtctgtctctattatcaacagtccccaggttacagtccagagtggcagtctctattatcaacagtccccaggttacagtccagagtgtctgtctctattatcaacagtccccaggttacagtccagagtggccgtctctattatcaacagtccccaggttacagtccagagtgtctgtctctattatcaacagtccccaggttacagtccagagtgtctgtctctattatcaacagtccccaggttacagtccagagtgtctgtctctattatcaacagtccccaggttacagtccagagtgtctgtctctattatcaacagtccccaggttacagtccagagtggccgtctctattatcaacagtccccaggttacagtccagagtgtctgtctctattatcaacagtccccaggttacagtccagagtgtctgtctctattatcaacagtccccaggttacagtccagagtgtctgtctctattatcaacagtccccaggttacagtccagagtgtctgtctctattatcaacagtccccaggttacagtccagagtgtctgtctctattatcaacagtccccag gttacagtccagagtggccgtctctattatcaacagtccccaggttacagtccagagtgtctgtctctattatcaacagttcccaggttacagtccagagtggccgtctctattatcaacagtccccaggtacagtccagagtgtctgtctctattatcaacagtccccaggttacagtccagagtggccgtctctattatcaacagtccccaggttacagtccagagtgtctgtctctattatcaacagttcccaggttacagtccagagtgtctgtctctattatcaacagttcccag gttacagtcctTAGTGGccgtctctattatcaacagttcccag gttacagtccagagtgtctgtctctattatcaacagtccccaggttacagtcctTAGTGGccgtctctattatcaacagtccccag gttacagtccagagtgtctgtctctattatcaacagttcccaggttacagtccagagtggccgtctctattatcaacagtccccag gttacagtccagagtggccgtctctattatcaacagtccccaggttacagtccagagtgtctgtctctattatcaacagttcccaggttacagtccagagtgtctgtctctattatcaacagttcccaggttacagtccagggtgtctgtctctattatcaacagttcccaggttacagtccagagtgtctgtctctattatcaacagtccccaggttacagtcctTAG
- the LOC127930190 gene encoding uncharacterized protein LOC127930190 isoform X8 — translation MVVSIINSPQVTVQSVCLYYQQSPGYSPECLSLLSTVPRLQSRVSVSIINSPQVTVQSVCLYYQQSPGYSPECLSLLSTVPRLQSRVSVSIINSPQVTVQSVCLYYQQSPGYSPECLSLLSTVPRLQSRVSVSIINSPQVTVQSVCLYYQQSPGYSPECLSLLSTVPRLQSRVAVSIINSPQVTVQSVCLYYQQSPGYSPECLSLLSTVPRLQSRVAVSIINSPQVTVQSVCLYYQQSPGYSPEWPSLLSTVPRLQSRVSVSIINSPQVTVQSVCLYYQQSPGYSPECLSLLSTVPRLQSRVSVSIINSPQVTVQSGRLYYQQSPGYSPECLSLLSTVPRLQSRVSVSIINSPQVTVQSVCLYYQQSPGYSPECLSLLSTVPRLQSRVSVSIINSPQVTVQSGRLYYQQSPGYSPECLSLLSTVPRLQSRVAVSIINSPQVQSRVSVSIINSPQVTVQSGRLYYQQSPGYSPECLSLLSTVPRLQSRVSVSIINSSQVTVLSGRLYYQQFPGYSPECLSLLSTVPRLQSLVAVSIINSPQVTVQSVCLYYQQFPGYSPEWPSLLSTVPRLQSRVSVSIINSSQVTVQSVCLYYQQFPGYSP, via the exons ATGGtcgtctctattatcaacagtccccaggttacagtccagagtgtctgtctctattatcaacagtccccaggttacagtccagagtgtctgtctctattatcaacagtccccaggttacagtccagagtgtctgtctctattatcaacagtccccaggttacagtccagagtgtctgtctctattatcaacagtccccaggttacagtccagagtgtctgtctctattatcaacagtccccaggttacagtccagagtgtctgtctctattatcaacagtccccaggttacagtccagagtgtctgtctctattatcaacagtccccaggttacagtccagagtgtctgtctctattatcaacagtccccag gttacagtccagagtgtctgtctctattatcaacagtccccaggttacagtccagagtgtctgtctctattatcaacagtccccaggttacagtccagagtgtctgtctctattatcaacagtccccaggttacagtccagagtggccgtctctattatcaacagtccccaggttacagtccagagtgtctgtctctattatcaacagtccccaggttacagtccagagtgtctgtctctattatcaacagtccccaggttacagtccagagtggcagtctctattatcaacagtccccaggttacagtccagagtgtctgtctctattatcaacagtccccaggttacagtccagagtggccgtctctattatcaacagtccccaggttacagtccagagtgtctgtctctattatcaacagtccccaggttacagtccagagtgtctgtctctattatcaacagtccccaggttacagtccagagtgtctgtctctattatcaacagtccccaggttacagtccagagtgtctgtctctattatcaacagtccccaggttacagtccagagtggccgtctctattatcaacagtccccaggttacagtccagagtgtctgtctctattatcaacagtccccaggttacagtccagagtgtctgtctctattatcaacagtccccaggttacagtccagagtgtctgtctctattatcaacagtccccaggttacagtccagagtgtctgtctctattatcaacagtccccaggttacagtccagagtgtctgtctctattatcaacagtccccag gttacagtccagagtggccgtctctattatcaacagtccccaggttacagtccagagtgtctgtctctattatcaacagttcccaggttacagtccagagtggccgtctctattatcaacagtccccaggtacagtccagagtgtctgtctctattatcaacagtccccaggttacagtccagagtggccgtctctattatcaacagtccccaggttacagtccagagtgtctgtctctattatcaacagttcccaggttacagtccagagtgtctgtctctattatcaacagttcccag gttacagtcctTAGTGGccgtctctattatcaacagttcccag gttacagtccagagtgtctgtctctattatcaacagtccccaggttacagtcctTAGTGGccgtctctattatcaacagtccccag gttacagtccagagtgtctgtctctattatcaacagttcccaggttacagtccagagtggccgtctctattatcaacagtccccaggttacagtccagagtgtctgtctctattatcaacagttcccaggttacagtccagagtgtctgtctctattatcaacagttcccag gttacagtcctTAG